Proteins from a genomic interval of Ptychodera flava strain L36383 chromosome 7, AS_Pfla_20210202, whole genome shotgun sequence:
- the LOC139137767 gene encoding uncharacterized protein — MTFLSCEDCGELSAKVRLCQGDMHLCTGCNKKRFGGGNGSKSDGDRGQVRTTSSGVIINELLCFLVNKMDALTTDMLVKLCCDHFGDDEVELAKKTLFEFCHNDFGRLVKRQGQNKRYNNVMDMVKLLHELDEEDLPCFVAKNLAKLPPVDINHIDVSTLMTELKFMRRELSQLKDNNARSEVGDLADELHVLRQEICEMKGCLGNIQLGVEKRDKIPQVVCRDSAETSVMKLAPPPSNEVWRVNTNSYAEAVQSQVAVGNVTTNTALFPPRRASSGNLENPSSNQKGDFKLVTRRPKRRPQHVIGTAKPVEGCSLKVVRPNPPFKLFITRFSPTTTPEDVKRYIESRCKTEVKCEQLTTKYDTYKSFVIETTRDFADAVRDPALWPDGILVRKFY, encoded by the coding sequence ATGACTTTCCTAAGCTGTGAGGACTGTGGTGAGCTCTCAGCTAAAGTGCGTCTGTGCCAAGGAGACATGCATTTATGTACAGGCTGCAACAAAAAACGCTTCGGCGGAGGCAATGGTTCAAAAAGTGATGGAGATAGAGGACAAGTAAGAACAACGAGTAGTGGTGTGATAATTAATGAGCTTTTATGCTTTTTGGTGAACAAAATGGATGCTCTCACTACTGATATGCTTGTCAAATTATGTTGTGATCATTTTGGTGATGATGAAGTGGAATTGGCCAAGAAGACCCTCTTCGAATTCTGCCATAATGACTTTGGACGGCTTGTAAAGCGTCAGGGCCAAAACAAACGCTATAATAATGTTATGGATATGGTCAAACTACTACATGAACTGGACGAGGAAGACCTCCCATGCTTTGTTGCGAAAAACCTCGCAAAGTTACCTCCAGTTGACATCAACCACATAGATGTCTCTACCTTAATGACTGAACTGAAATTTATGAGGCGTGAGCTGTCGCAGTTGAAAGATAACAATGCTCGGTCTGAGGTGGGTGATTTGGCGGATGAACTGCACGTTTTGCGACAAGAAATCTGCGAGATGAAAGGCTGTCTCGGTAATATTCAGTTGGGAGTTGAAAAACGTGACAAGATCCCACAGGTGGTGTGTCGAGATTCCGCTGAGACATCTGTTATGAAATTAGCACCTCCCCCTAGTAATGAAGTTTGGCGTGTAAATACCAATTCATATGCTGAAGCTGTGCAGTCGCAGGTGGCTGTTGGTAACGTGACAACTAATACTGCGTTGTTTCCGCCTCGTCGAGCATCTTCTGGGAACTTGGAAAACCCGTCATCAAATCAGAAAGGAGATTTCAAATTGGTGACGCGCCGGCCCAAACGTCGCCCCCAACATGTAATTGGGACAGCAAAACCGGTGGAAGGATGCTCGCTAAAGGTAGTACGTCCTAATCCTCCATTTAAACTGTTTATCACAAGATTTTCTCCGACAACAACTCCCGAAGATGTTAAACGTTACATTGAAAGTCGCTGCAAGACTGAAGTAAAATGCGAACAGCTCACTACAAAATACGATACGTATAAATCTTTCGTGATTGAAACGACACGGGATTTCGCTGACGCAGTTCGTGATCCTGCTCTGTGGCCAGACGGTATTCTTGTACGTAAATTTTATTAA